The genomic segment TGATGGTCGGGATGTCCGCGGCCAAGAGTCTGGCGGCGCATTCCCGGGCCTCTTTATTGGTTCGGACCAGAACCGCGATGCGGCCCAGGTCGACGGCTTCCTCCCGCAGGCTCACAATCCTGTTGACCAGGTGATGCAGGGCCCGGTCCGTGTAGGCCTCGGTTCCGTCGTCCAGGTCGTCCGTGGGGATGGTGACGGTTTGGACCGCGCCGACGCATTCCCGCCACGGGGTTTGGTTCGCCTCGGCATAGAGCAGGGCCGCGATTTCGGCCAGCAAGGTCCGGGGTTCGTTTTTGTCCGGGGCCGTGATCATGGTTTGGGCCAGGCCTTGGCTGGCCTGAGGCTGCTCCAGGGTGGCGAAACAGGCATTGTTCCACGCCACCACGTCCCGGCAGGAGCGACGGTTGAAGGGCAGGACCGTGCGCAGCCGGTTTTCCGGGGCAACGTTGGGCAAAACCCGCGGATCCAAGGGTTCGAAGAACAGCCGCCAATCCCCGCCTCGCCAGCGGTAGATGGCCTGCTTCACATCGCCGACGCAAAAGAGACTTCCGCCTTCGGCCAGGGCCTCCAGGGCCAGCTCCCGGAGTACATCCCATTGCTCCCGGCTGGTGTCCTGGAATTCGTCAATGAGCAGATGCTGCCAGTGCACACCGAGAATCAGGGCCGCGTCCTGCAGCAGGTCGCCTTGGGAGAGGTGCATCCGCAGCAATCGGGTCCACCAGCCCCCTGGCAACAGTCCCTGGGTACGGCCCAGCCGGTCCAGTTCCTGATTCACCACGTGGTGCAATTTGGCCAGAGGAGCCACGGAAAGCCTGGCCCGAGTCAGAAGAAAGGCGTTCCTGCTCCGGCGGACGTCTTGGTAGGCGTCCCAGGCCGGGGGCACGCCGGAGTTCGTCCAGGCGGCCTTGTTGAACAGATCTTCGGGCGTGGTCTTGGCGAAAAAGGCGCTTTCCAGATTGCCGAAGGGATCGTTCAGGAGAGCCTCGAGTTTCGCGGGCTTGAATCGGGAGACATGACCGGAAAGTCCGACCCGATCCAGGGTGGCGGCCAGCTCTTGGCAGGCGCTCTGGAACGCTGCCCTGGCCCGGCGCAGATCGTCCAGGGAAGTGACGGTCAACGGTTCATAGATCTGATTCAAGTCACGGACCACTCCGGTGACCTGTTCTTCCAGCCAGGGCAGGAAGCGCAGCCCGGTGCGCGTCTCCTGATGCAGATAGACCTTAAAGATGTCTTCCCAGAGCGCGGAGAGGGATTGCGTAAGTTCCGGGTCGCGGTCCATCGGTTCGCCTTGGCTTGTACTGACGTCCGAGGACAGGACAACAGCCTGCTCCCAATCCGTGCGGGCCAGCAGTCCCTCCAGGACGACGCTGCCCCAGGCCTGGGAATTGAACCCGGCTTCCAACTCCGGCCAGAGGTCCAGGCGTCGGGCCAGGGTCTGAACCAATTGAAAGTGCAGGCTGTCGATGGTTTTGACCTGGAAGCGCTGGTACTGACCCAGGATTTGTTCCAGCCACTCCCCGGCTGCCTGGGGCGTCAGTCCGCTCTGGGCGCGCAGCAGGCAACCGGACGGAGTTTCCAGGGCGATTTCCTTGAGAAAGGTGACGATCCGGGATTTCATCTCCTGGGCCGCGGCCACGGTGAACGTCAGGGCCAGTATCCGGCTCAGTCCGGCGACGGAGGGCCTGCCGGACCGGGCCAGGAGCTGCAGGAACCGCAGCCCCAGGCTATAGGTTTTTCCGGCCCCGGCTGAGGCCTGGACCACCAAAACGTGGGGGAACGCTTCCGGAAGGGGGATGGAGGTGTCGGTGGTCATGGTCGAAGGGGCTGGGAGAAGATCTGTGGGTCAAAAACTGTAGCGCAGGCCGATGGTATTGGCGTTGTGGCCGCCCTTGAGGTTGCCGAAGGTGCGAAAGGCCCCGGAACGATGGTGCAATCGGTAGACGAAAGCCCATTGGGGATGCCTGGGCGAGGCAAATGCCAGTTCCGGGCCGAGGTAGACCAATAAGGTTGCGTCGCCGTTCTGGGTTTCTTCCCGGGTTCGCTCGATCCCGATGGAGCGATCAATCCAACTCAGTCCCAGGGTGAATGCCGGTTCAATGTGCAGATGATCGAACAGCACGACACCACCATGGCGCAGGGCAGCTCCGGCCCAGATCTCCGTGGACCAGCGACACCCGAAGCGCCCGGCGATGCCTATTTCCGGCCCAAGTCGCAGATCATGCCCAAGGTCGAGCATGTCTTGGGCGTAGGCCAAGGCGACCAGATAATTTTCCTCGAAGTCCACGGACCAAAAGGAAGCCGTATCGCCCATGCTTTGCGTGGTAAACTTTCCCGTGAACAGGCTGACCCGGTGGGTAAGCTTCGGGGTGTTTGCAGCGGAAAGCAGGGCGGTGCGGTGGCGTTCGGGGTTATGGGGCCACGCCGTGAACGTACCTGGAACGTCAATTGGAGAACCTTCTGCAGGTAGCTCAGAGTAATCATGCGGAGCGGTGGTCGCATGGACAGGAGAGAGCACGGTCAGCGCGACAAGGAGGACAAGGGAGAGCAGGAAAGCCTTGGCCATGCAATGCAGACAGTGACGGGTCACGCCTTCTCCGGGTGGGAGGGTGGGAATCAGTGCGATGCGGGAGCTACGGCATCAGCACGGCCAAGGGTGCCATGGGCCATTCGGATGTGGCCGATGGAGCGCCAGTCCAGTCCCAGCAGGGCTGCACCGGCGGCGTCCACGGCCACCGGGTCGAAACCGGCCACCAGCTTGTTCACCGGCGGAGAGCAGGTTGCTCCCCCCAGGTGGAACTCGGCCAGGCCGAGGCTGGCGTCGATGATTGCCAAGTCCGGCTTGCGGTAGCGGTTCAATTCATAAATGGAGCGCTGCATGTCCGCGTGCAGGGCCGACTTTTTCCAGGAACCGCCGCGCTGGTAATGGCTGGGCGGGAGCAGGCCCAGCAGGTTCTTCATGCTCAGGGTGACCTGGGCCAGGCTGTGTCGCTTGAGCACGGCTACGGAGATCAGCAGGCCGTTGAGGGCTGCCTTGGGCAGGTGGATTTCCGGAAAGAAACGACACCGCGGATCGATCCGGCGGGTCAGCGGGGCCCGGTTCAGGTCCACCAGCTCCAGGCCCAGTTCTTCGGCCAAGGCCGTGTAGCCCAGTTTGGTGAAAATCTCACCGGTTTCCAGACAGGTGTCCCCGCAGCCCTCGGCCAGGACGATCTTGGCCCTGGTGTGGCGTTGGATGTAATTCACCAGGGCCAGGACCATTTCCGGGTGGGTGGTCACCGGGAACGGAGAGGCATTGACCAGGTTGGGTTTGATGATCACCCGCTTGCGCCGTCTGAGCACGCCGGGAAGGCCCAGATCGTCCAGCAGTTCGGCCAGAGTGGTGGCGTAGTCCTGGAATGCATGTACTCGGCAGGGTGCCTTAGACTCTTTCATCATGGCCAATTTTGGATTGGGTGTTGCGATGATCGATGATCCAAGCCGCAATGCCCAAGGCTGCGGCCGCCAGCAAAAGTCCGGCCTGGAAGCGGTAGGCCCCGGCAATGCCCGCTGCCAGGGCCTCAGCGGAAACCGCGGCAAAGTCCGTGCGCACGGGCTCCAGGGTAACGGAGACCACGAAGAGGGTAAAGATGGTGCCGATCAGGGGCAGGCCCGTGGACTGACCGAAGACCCGGGAGTAGTTGAGCAGGCCGGAGGCCACGCCCAGACGCTCCTGGGGGACCGCACCCATGATCGCGCTGTTGTTCGGGGCCTGGAACAAGCCGACACCCAGACCCACGGGTATCACCCGCAAGACAAAGCCCCACCATGGCGTATCCAGGTTGAGGGTGCTCACGGCCAGACAGCCGGTGATCAGGATTACGAGTCCCAAAAGGCTCAAGCCGCGCGGTCCGAAGCGGTCGGACAACGCCCCGGCAAAGGGGGCCACCAGGCCCATGCTCAGGGGGATGGCCATCATCATCAGGCCCACCTCACTGGGTGGACGATCCTGGGCGAATTGCAGAAAAAACGGCATGATGAAGCCGGCGGACAGGGAGATGAAAACCAGGACGGACATGATCAGGTTGATGCTGAACAGGGGGTTGGCAAACAGCTTCAGATCAATCATCGGGTCCGGAGATCTGCGCTCCACATGGATGAAACCAGCCAGCCCAAGCAGTGCGGTTCCCAGTAACGCCAGAGACAGCGGGGCGGCAAAGCCGACTTTCTGGCCCATGGTCATGCCCATGGAATAGGCCGCCAGGGTCACTGCCGCCAGAACTGCTCCGGGGATGTCGAAGCGTTGGCCGCCACGTCGGGGCGGCAGGGCGGGCATGTACCTGGCGATGATTAACTGGGCCAGGATGCCCACCGGGACATTGATCCAAAAGATCCAGCGCCAGCCGATGTATTCAATGATCACTCCACCGAGGGACGGTCCTAATGCCAGCCCCATGGCCACGGTGGCCCCGATCAGGCCGATGGCCCGCCCCCTGCGGCCCGGTGGGGCGATTTCCGTAACAATGGCGATGCCCAGAGCTTGGCTCATGGCCGCGCCGATACCCTGCACGGCCCGGAAGAAGATCAGCCAACCCACGCTGGGTGCCAAGCCGCAGAGCAGCGACCCCAGGGTGAACAGCCCCAGCCCCAGGCTGAAAATGCCCTTCTTGCCGCGCATGTCTCCCAGCCGGGAGACCAGCAGCAACAGGGAGGCCACAACTAAAACGTAGCTGAGAATGACCCACTGCACCGTGGCGAAATCCGTGTCCAGCTGCCGGGCCAGGCTGGGCAGGGCAACGTTGACGATACTCATGTCCAGGGTGGCCATGAAGACCATCATGTTCACCCCGATCATGCTCAGGAAGGTATATTTGGGGACATCACCCGCGTCAGGGCCGACGGGCGAAGGGTGGGAATGGGTTGTGGACATGAAGAAAGGGTCTCTAGCAGAGAACCCCGCCAACCTCCAGCCGGGCCGCTATGGGGAATTGCATCCCAGATGAACCCGGTTCGAGAATGGACTAATGCCGGGATTGGGCTCGGGGCACAGGGTTTTGGGAGAGTTTGGTGGGGCTGGACAGAACAGGTGCCACGGATTACATCATGTAACTGATTTGGAGGGATGGCCGAGTGGTTGAAGGCGGCGGTCTTGAAAACCGCTGACGGGGGAACTCGTCCGGGGGTTCGAATCCCTCTCCCTCCGCCAAAGCATGATCCGGCACTGTCCGGCAAAATACAATAAGCCCTGAGAAATCAGGGCTTTTTTTGTGCTTGATGTGTTTGATAGTGGTTGGCTCCCGTCAGGTGATGTGCGTTCCCGCGCCCTGTTCCAGGGCGGGAATGAGGTTGTCTGGTGAGGTGATGATGACCTTGCGGCCTCCCTGGGCCAGAAAGTCGAGGGCCGCGGTGATTTTTGGTCCCATGCTGCCGGGTGGGAAGTGGCCCTGGGCCTGGTAGGCTTGCAGTTCCGCGGTGGTCACCTGGCCGAGTCCCCGTTGCCCCGGCTCGCCGTAATCCAGGCTGACCTGGCGGACGGCCGTGGAGATCACCAGCAGGTCCGCGTCCAATTTTGCGGCCAGCAGACCGGTGGCCAGATCCTTGTCCACCACCGCGCTCACGCCGCGCAGCTCTCCGTCCTCGCCGCGGACCACGGGCACGCCCCCGCCACCCACGGCCACCACGGCATATCCTTGCTCCAGCAGGCTCCGGATCACCGGCAGCTCAACAATTTCCAGCGGTCCGGGGCTGGGCACCACCCGGCGCCAGCCTCGTCCCCGGTCCATTTTGAGCACCCAATGGGGATAGTCAGCATAAAGGGTGGGCAGGTCGGCCTCCTGGAACACCTCGCCCACGAATTTGTCCGGAGTGATGAAGGCCGGATCATCCGCGTCCACCACGACCTGGGTGACCACGCTGACAGCCATGCCGCGGCTGGTTGCTCCCAGGCCGCGCCGTTGCAGCTCGTTGGCCAGGGCCTGCTGGATCTGCCAGCCGATGGCGCCCTGGGTGTCGGCCACGCAGGAGGGCAGGGGTACCGGGTGCATGCCGGCCACCTTTCGGGCGATTTCCGAGCGGCGCAGGATGAAGCCCACTTGCGGACCATTGCCATGGGTGATGCACACCCGCCGGCCCGTTTCAACGATATCGGCCACGTGCCGAACCGTCTTTTGGATGGCCGCGTACTGGTCCTCCACCGTGACCTTTTCCTTGGCGCTGATCAGCGAGTTGCCGCCTACGGCAATAACCATCAGACTGGAAGACGACATGCTGGGAGACTCCGGGGGGGATGAGGTCGGATTGGTTGTTGACAAGGTGATGGGGTGAGGCTGGGTTCGATTTCGATTTCGATTTCGATTTCGATTTCGATTTCGATTTCGATTTCGATTTTGATTAAGGTATTTGGGATTGATGGATGGGTCAGATCAATGGGCGGACCATGATCTCGGTGCCGGCGGTGAACCCTTCTCGGTTTTCCGGGATTTCCATCAAGCCCTGGGCCTGGAGCAGGGTTTTGAGCAGGCCGGATTTGCCCAGGACCGGGGTGGCCAGAAGGCCGTCTTCCGGGTGACGGCTCAGGGCGACACGGATAAAGTCCGTGCGGCCCTGGCGGGAGGCCACGTTTCGGGACAGCCGGGCCGGTACGCGGCCAAAGGGGCCGACGTCGAACGCCGTGTCGTCTCCGGCAAGATAGGCCAGAAAGGGCATGATCAGGACCTGCATGACCACCTGGGCGCTGGCCACCTGTCCAGGCAGGCCGATGACGGCTTTGCCGCCCAACTGGGTGCGGGCCAGGATTGTGGGCTTGCCCGGGCTCATGGCAATGCCGTGGGCCAGGACCTCGCCACCACAAACCCGTTCCAGGGCTTCCAGGGAATGGTCACGGGTGCCCACTGAACTGCCCCCGGATATGAGGACCACGTCGCAATCCGTTATGCCCCGCTCCAGGGCCGCTGTCAGCGCCTGGAGGTCGTCGCGGACCAGGCCGAGGCGCACGGCCCGGGCTCCGGCAGCTTCGGCCAGGGCAGCCAGGGTGTGGGAATTGACGTCCCGGACCAGTCCGGGGCGCACGGCGGCGCTGACGTCCACCACCTCATCCCCGGTGGAGAGGATGCCCACGGTCACCGGGGCATGCACCCGAACTTGGGAACATCCCAGGGCGGCCAACAATCCGATTCGGGCGCCGTCCAGGCGCGTGCCGGATTGGAGCACCACCTCGCCGGCTTGGACGTCCTCGCCGCGCAGCATCACGTTGTCCCAGGGCGAGAGGGATTTGTGAATCTCGATGGTTTGCCCGGTCGTGTGGTCCATGGCTCCGGCTGCCTGCACGCCACCCATTTCCAGGGTCTGTTCGACCATGACCACCGCGTCCGCTCCCTGGGGCAGGCTGCCGCCGGTGGTGATCCGGGCGCAGTGTCCTGGTTCCAGGGAATTGTCGGACGGTGTTTCAATGGGCACGGCAAAGGCCAGGTCCAGATAGGCGGGATTGGATTCGGATGCGCCGAAGGTGTCCGCGGCCCGGACCGCGTAGCCGTCCACGCTGGAACGGTGCATCAGCGGGAGATCCTCAGTCGCGGTGAAGGGCTCGGCCAGGGTCATGCCCAAGGCCGTTGCCGGTTCGCGTTCCTGAATCCCTGTCCGGGAGAAGGTTTGCAGGGACTGGATAAAGGAGGCAACGGATACGACCTGGAAAAAAGTCTCTTTCATGACTTGCCTCCGGATGTTGATTCAAGATGGATATCGATGGTTCCGGGTGCGTACCCCTTGAGTTGGCAAAGCATGCCCCGGATTGTCGAGGCCATGATCGAGGCCACGAAGGGATTCATGCCCAACTGGACGCCATTGACCCGCACGGACAGCTCCTCGGACATGGCCCGGCAATCCTCCGGGGTGGCCAAACCGGCCACGATGTCCTGAGCCAGTGTCCGGCAGTCCTTCCGGCCGCAGGCCCCGCAATCCAAAGCCGGCAACAGGAATCCGCGCTGAAGCACCAGGTCCGTGACGGCCTCTACCGTGGTGAGGACCGGGACTTCCGATGGACCGCCTGCCTCCCAGACGGCCAAGGCCAAGCCGGAGTCCAGGGTCTTCGGGTCATCGGTGGAGCCGGGTTCGGTGCGCTGCAGGATGATCCGGGGCAGAAAGCCCAGGCCTTTTCCTCCCTCGATCAACAGGATATCCGCATCCAGCAGCGACCAGGCGGAGAGGATCGGCAGGGGCTCCGGGCGCACCAGCAGGGTCTGCCGTGGATCGATGCCAGCTACGGCGCAGCCCGTCGCGGCCAGCCGGGAGGTGTCCTGAGAGTTTTTTTGAGAGTTGTCTTGAGAGGTGCCCAAAGAGGTTTTTGATGGCCCCAGGTCAAAGGGGTGATGGCTGCTCTTGATGATGCCCACCCGGTGGCCCAGGCGGCGTAATTGTTCCGCGACGCGGACCACCAGCGTGGTCTTGCCGGAATTGTGGAAACCGACGAAGCCCATGGCTCGCGTGGTCATGGTGGCGTCTCCTTGTGTCTTTTGCCGTTGGTCGTTGGTTCTGCTGCTCACTCGCCGCGTGTTCATGACGATAGCAGAAACGCAGACACGGGCAAATAAGGCGAAGGTGTGAAATTTTGACAGGGTATCCTGATTGGGATAAAAAATGCAGTTTCGCTTTTTGAGACGATATGATGGGTGACGGTGGCACGTCCGGTCCGATGTGTTTGCCTTTGCAATGAATCAGGCACGCCACATGGTGTGTCTGCGGTCGTGCCAATTGACTCTGGACACGAACCCCGGCGCATAGGCCGGTTGCGTGGAAGTATTTCAAGGAAATCCAATGACCATGATTCAGAGCGGCAAGGGATTCGTGGACCTTTTCCCGCCCAAAAGCGATGTTTTCACCGCTATTGAGTCCACGGCCCGGGATGTGTTCACCAGGTACGGCTGCCGGGAGCTGCGAACGCCGATTATCGAGTTCACTGAACTGTTTGTCCGCGGCATTGGCGATGAAACCGACGTGGTCCAGAAGGAGATGTATTCCTTTCCGGACCGCAAGGGCCGTTCCATGACCCTGCGGCCCGAGGCCACCGCCGGGGTGCTGCGGGCCTGCATCCAGCACAAGCTGTTGCGCCAGAATGAGGTGCTCAAATTTTTCACCTTGGGGCCCATGTTTCGTTATGAGCGGCCACAGATGGGGCGTCAGCGACAATTCCACCAGATCAACGTGGAAGTCCTCGGGGCCTCCTCCCCGCTGGTGGACGTGGACATGCTGTTCATGCTCCATCGCTTTCTCTCGGAAATCGGCCTGACCAGCCTGGAATACCAGCTCAACAGCCTGGGTTGCCCCGCCTGCCGACCCACGTTTCAGGCCTCCCTGGAAAACCACTTCCGGGACGCGAATCCGGATGACCTTTGTGACGACTGCAGACGCCGGATGCATACCAATCCCTTGCGGGTCCTGGATTGCAAGGTACCCGGATGCAAGGCCGTGGCCCAGGGCGCGCCGGTGATTACGGAGCACAATTGCGCGCCCTGCCGAACCCATTTCGATGCCGTGATCGGCCTGCTGGGCCGTTCCCGACTCCAGATCCGACTGAATCCGATGCTGGTTCGCGGTCTGGACTACTACCAGGGTACCACCTTCGAGGTTGTTTCCACGGACATCGGCGCCCAGTCCTCGGTGGCCGGGGGCGGGCGATACGACGGCCTGATCCGTCAGCTTGGCGGTCCGGATATGCCGGGGATCGGCTTTGCCTGCGGTCTGGAGCGGCTGGCCATGCTGGTACCGGAACAGCCCGAGCCGGGGATGGACGTATTCATCGCCGCGCAGGAGGAATCCTTGCTGGAAAAAGCCCTGGAAATCGCCCAGGTACTGCGGTCCCGGCGGCTTTCCGTGGAGTTTCCCTATGCCCAGCGCAGCATGAAAAGCCAGATGCGTTCCGCGAACAAGGCCGGGGCAAGGTTTGTGCTGATGCTGGACAAGGCCGGTCAGGAGCAGTGTTCGGTCCAGCTCAAGGACATGGGCTCCGGCGAACAGCAGGCCCTGTCCGAGGGGGATGTGGCGGCCTACCTGGAAACGCGCATCGCCGAGCGTTCGAGGACGATGTCTCGACCTGACGAATAGTGACGCGTTCGCTTTTTTAATTTTTGCTCAAGACACCACTTTTTCCAAGGAATACTTTTCATGACAGAAACCTCATCTCAGCGGGTAAGCGAGGCCCTGGGCGACTGGCGACGCAGCCATCATTGTTCCCAACTGCGGATCACCGACGTGGACCGGGAGGTCTGCCTCATGGGCTGGGTCCAGTTCCGTCGGGACCATGGCGGTTTGATCTTCATTGATTTGCGGGACTTGAACGGCCGGACCCAGGTCGTCTTCAACCCGGAAATCAACGCCGAGGCCCATGCCCGGGCTCATGTGCTCCGTTCCGAGTATGTCCTGGCCGTTCAGGGCGTGGTCCGTGCCCGGCCGGAGGGTATGCGCAATGCCGCCCTGCCCACCGGTGACGTGGAGGTGGAGGTGCGTTCCTGGAAGCTGTTGAACAGCGCCAAGACCCCCCCGTTTCCCATTGAGGAGCGGGTGGAGGTCACCGAATCCACGCGTCTGGAGTACCGCTATCTTGATCTGCGTCGGCCGCAGTGCACCCGGAACATGATTGTGCGGCACAAGGCCACCCAGGCTTTTCGGGACTTCCTGAATCGGGAGGGCTTCCTGGAACTGGAAACACCGATTCTGACCAAGAGCACCCCGGAGGGCGCGCGGGACTTTCTGGTCCCCAGCCGCCCGAACCCCGGCGCGTTTTACGCCCTGCCCCAGTCGCCCCAGTTGTTCAAGCAGCTGTTCATGGTCGCGGGCATGGATCGCTACTACCAGGTGGTGCGCTGCTTTCGCGACGAGGATTTGCGGGCGGACCGCCAGCCGGAGTTCACCCAGATCGACCTGGAGCTGTCCTTTGCGGACCAGGCCCAGGTCATGGAATTGGCCGAGGCGATGATCCGGCACGTTTTCAAGGAAACGCTGGACATCGCCCTGCCCAACCCGTTTCCCCGATTGACCCACGCACAGGCGATGCATGATTACGGCGTGGACAAGCCGGACATCCGCTTTGATCTCCTGCTCCATGATGTGACGGACATCGTGGCCGGCTCGCAGTTCAAGCTGTTTGCCGCGGCCAAGCTGGTCAAAGCCCTGGTCCTGCCCCAGGGGGCGGGATTGTCCCGCAACGACATCGACCAATTGACCGAATTCGTGAAGATCTACGGGGCCCAGGGACTGGCCTGGATCAAGATTAAGGCCGACGAATGGCAGTCGCCCATTGCCAAGTTTCTCTCCCCGGAGGAACGGGCCGGGCTGACCGCGGCGCTGGGACTGCGCGAGGGCGATATCGTCTTTTTCCAGGCCGCTGCGCCGGAAATCGTCAACGCGGCCCTGGGCAACCTGCGCCTGGAACTGGCCGAGCGTTTCGATCTGGTGGACAAAACCCGCTTCCAGCCGGTCTGGATCACCGATTTCCCGCTCCTGGAGCACGACCCGGACGCCCAGCGCTGGGTGGCCCGCCATCATCCCTTCACCAGTCCCCAGGATGGTCATGAAGAAATCATGGTGGAACGACCCGGCGAAGCCTTGGCCAAAGCCTATGATCTCTGTTTGAACGGGTACGAAGTCGGTGGCGGCTCGGTGCGTATCCACTCCGCGGCCCTGCAGGAACAAATGTTCGCGGCTCTGGGCATCCCGGAGCAGGAAGCCCGCGGGCAGTTCGGCTTTCTGCTCAAGGCCCTGGAATTCGGCGCGCCGCCCCATGCCGGAATCGCCTTTGGCCTGGACCGGCTGGTGATGCTCATGACCGGATCGGCCTCCATTCGGGACGTGATCGCCTTTCCCAAGACCCAGAAAGCCTCCTGCCTGATGACCCAGGCTCCCTCTCCCGTATCCACGGTGCAGCTGCG from the Desulfonatronum thioautotrophicum genome contains:
- the aspS gene encoding aspartate--tRNA ligase, which encodes MTETSSQRVSEALGDWRRSHHCSQLRITDVDREVCLMGWVQFRRDHGGLIFIDLRDLNGRTQVVFNPEINAEAHARAHVLRSEYVLAVQGVVRARPEGMRNAALPTGDVEVEVRSWKLLNSAKTPPFPIEERVEVTESTRLEYRYLDLRRPQCTRNMIVRHKATQAFRDFLNREGFLELETPILTKSTPEGARDFLVPSRPNPGAFYALPQSPQLFKQLFMVAGMDRYYQVVRCFRDEDLRADRQPEFTQIDLELSFADQAQVMELAEAMIRHVFKETLDIALPNPFPRLTHAQAMHDYGVDKPDIRFDLLLHDVTDIVAGSQFKLFAAAKLVKALVLPQGAGLSRNDIDQLTEFVKIYGAQGLAWIKIKADEWQSPIAKFLSPEERAGLTAALGLREGDIVFFQAAAPEIVNAALGNLRLELAERFDLVDKTRFQPVWITDFPLLEHDPDAQRWVARHHPFTSPQDGHEEIMVERPGEALAKAYDLCLNGYEVGGGSVRIHSAALQEQMFAALGIPEQEARGQFGFLLKALEFGAPPHAGIAFGLDRLVMLMTGSASIRDVIAFPKTQKASCLMTQAPSPVSTVQLRELGMKLREAVK